A part of Myxococcus landrumus genomic DNA contains:
- a CDS encoding alpha/beta hydrolase, which translates to MNPSLVSCWMLMGLLLASPAQAVLTRTEHRVPGVPGIELSVREVRDKSKPASGLPPIILLHGARVPGRASFDLPVEGGSLAADLAHAGHAVYVMDARGYGGSTRPAAMSVPATGRALVSSHEVVQDVHAVVTWVKKRTRQPRVALLGWATGGHWLGMYSSLHPEEVSHLVILNALYAGGSQHAMLGRGTNFEDPKRPGQFNAEGMEAWRWNTAASLLGVWDRSIPLEDKSQWRSPEVAESLQREALASDTMSGSRTPPAFRAPSGALEDSFYLAIGRQLWDAASITSRVLIVRSEKDFWSRPEDVTVLQEHLVHAASVKAVVIPEATHFVHLDRPERGRDLFLREVLGFFSQSAQGAGK; encoded by the coding sequence ATGAACCCCTCCCTCGTTTCGTGCTGGATGCTCATGGGCCTGCTCCTCGCAAGCCCCGCTCAGGCGGTCCTCACGCGAACGGAGCACCGCGTCCCCGGCGTGCCTGGAATCGAGCTCTCCGTCCGCGAGGTTCGCGACAAGAGCAAACCCGCCTCGGGCCTTCCGCCCATCATCTTGCTGCACGGTGCGCGTGTTCCCGGCCGCGCGTCGTTCGACCTGCCCGTCGAAGGCGGCTCACTGGCGGCGGACCTCGCTCACGCGGGGCACGCGGTCTACGTCATGGATGCGCGCGGGTATGGGGGCTCCACGCGCCCCGCGGCGATGAGTGTCCCCGCCACGGGCCGCGCGCTCGTGAGCTCCCACGAAGTCGTCCAGGACGTGCACGCGGTGGTGACGTGGGTGAAGAAGCGCACGCGCCAGCCGCGCGTGGCCTTGCTGGGCTGGGCCACTGGCGGTCACTGGCTGGGCATGTACTCGAGCCTCCATCCCGAGGAGGTCAGCCACCTGGTCATCCTCAACGCGCTCTACGCTGGAGGCTCACAACACGCGATGCTGGGTCGCGGGACGAACTTCGAGGACCCGAAGCGGCCCGGCCAGTTCAACGCCGAGGGGATGGAGGCCTGGCGTTGGAACACCGCGGCCTCGCTCCTGGGCGTCTGGGACCGCTCCATCCCCCTGGAGGACAAGTCGCAGTGGCGCTCTCCGGAGGTCGCGGAGTCGCTGCAACGTGAGGCGCTCGCGAGCGACACGATGTCGGGCTCGCGCACGCCGCCCGCGTTCCGCGCGCCATCGGGAGCACTGGAGGACAGCTTCTACCTGGCCATCGGCCGACAGCTCTGGGATGCGGCCTCCATCACCTCGCGAGTCCTCATCGTGCGGTCCGAGAAGGACTTCTGGAGCCGGCCCGAGGACGTCACGGTGCTCCAGGAGCACCTGGTGCATGCCGCGTCGGTGAAGGCCGTCGTGATTCCCGAGGCCACCCACTTCGTGCACCTGGACCGCCCGGAGCGAGGCCGGGACCTCTTCCTCCGCGAGGTTCTCGGATTCTTCTCCCAGTCGGCCCAGGGCGCGGGGAAGTAA
- a CDS encoding endo-1,C4-beta-glucanase: MKRIESRTLLSGVVALVVSGVAAANVVILNPGELRGAVSFGTLTLDSFSLEVRSGTGLSTSSGFQSSPYSLMVESGEVYQPTLRATVSVPGGTPTQLHVSRTNVVAVDNQNGPTTLDFNFPVTSNITASLTVLGGTIDRFEFSANAGTGTEGYKAGSSETIHDTQTAVTRVFPMIPTSEVHVGGTAYLRTGSGTPVQHSLSSQVINMLQGQNTASWTVDLSTTGHLAGIIDVAPGVTVAHHKLYYRGVVTQAGNGPSGERQLAPRSSYDLELPPGQYDVYLRTVFLPGIHYSDSKSHRLTITTGATTSLDFADPLGTARVPLLIGGMLSNADLTSARMSLIRHEPLSYLQSSAVAPSLSNGLFEFLVPHGTWRRGTLTLTFEDTSNPAAPLNASVARAYHSDNALRVPVPAFQTVDLSTEVVPLVRTKLYLDVQEPDPAAPEVLFTYPSTMVTRIHYSPGNDGRWDSSAASYGDGVLKSLSALTLIAEPGTYKLQASVNVNGSSIEFGHQYLTIAPPALTPSGSNVSVTPINQQDLVVNVTFPNVTSGGLTTVVESPLAPELPQGLKAFCADGASAEGIECSPLFYEIDTTAQFTQATVCIRRKFQGTNALSQFLRLYHYDKDAPPNGQWEELPPPPGQEPAFDCSENPQTCGCVNEAACGINPNAEPPISVIRVCGVTTGFSPFAIVAKPVGFTNTVNGVEYTGPLGPPALQTWTAEGSGKYRITATGASGASAAAGLAGGCGAKVSGVFTLQANDTLHMLVGQKGTATTYSAGGGGGSFVTLNGNPLLIAGGGGGLRAGAQVPGRHGSTGTAGTSGSTSATYASGFIAGGTTGQGGARATAYGAGGGGWSGNGASDGNYGEGGFSFQSGGKGGAGKSCGGLAHGGYGGGGAGNGCYGGGGGGGYSGGGGGRVGGGGGSLNTGTQPKQAEGACTPNGHGFITIEPVSH, translated from the coding sequence ATGAAACGCATCGAAAGCAGGACGCTGTTGTCTGGCGTTGTCGCCTTGGTGGTGTCCGGGGTGGCCGCAGCCAACGTGGTGATTCTCAATCCCGGGGAGCTCCGAGGGGCGGTCTCCTTTGGCACGTTGACCCTCGACAGCTTCTCCCTGGAGGTCAGGTCCGGAACCGGGCTCTCCACTTCCAGCGGCTTCCAGAGCAGCCCCTACTCCCTGATGGTGGAGAGTGGAGAGGTCTACCAGCCCACGCTCCGTGCCACCGTGAGCGTTCCCGGTGGCACGCCCACCCAGCTCCATGTCTCGCGCACGAACGTCGTCGCCGTCGACAACCAGAACGGGCCGACGACGCTCGACTTCAACTTCCCGGTGACGAGCAACATCACCGCCTCGCTCACGGTGCTGGGCGGCACCATCGACCGGTTCGAGTTCTCCGCGAACGCGGGCACCGGGACGGAGGGCTACAAGGCGGGGTCGTCCGAGACCATCCATGACACCCAGACCGCCGTGACACGCGTGTTCCCCATGATTCCGACGAGCGAGGTCCACGTAGGTGGCACGGCCTACCTTCGCACGGGCTCCGGGACTCCGGTGCAACACAGCTTGAGTTCCCAGGTCATCAACATGCTCCAGGGGCAGAACACCGCGAGCTGGACGGTGGACCTCAGCACCACGGGCCACCTCGCGGGCATCATCGACGTCGCCCCGGGCGTCACGGTCGCCCACCACAAGCTCTACTATCGAGGAGTCGTCACGCAGGCGGGCAATGGGCCCTCGGGTGAGCGCCAGCTCGCACCCAGGTCTTCCTATGACCTCGAGCTCCCACCCGGTCAGTACGACGTCTATCTGCGGACCGTGTTCCTGCCCGGCATCCATTACTCGGATTCGAAGTCCCACCGGCTCACCATCACCACCGGCGCGACGACGTCCCTGGACTTCGCCGACCCGCTGGGCACCGCGAGGGTTCCGCTGCTCATCGGCGGCATGCTCTCCAACGCGGACCTCACCTCGGCGCGGATGTCCCTCATCCGGCACGAGCCCCTCTCGTACCTTCAGTCCTCGGCCGTGGCGCCCTCCCTGTCGAACGGCCTGTTCGAGTTCCTGGTCCCTCACGGAACCTGGAGACGCGGGACCCTCACCCTGACGTTCGAGGACACCTCCAACCCCGCCGCCCCGCTCAATGCCTCGGTGGCTCGCGCCTACCACTCGGACAACGCCTTGCGGGTCCCGGTCCCCGCGTTCCAGACGGTCGACCTCTCCACGGAAGTGGTTCCGCTCGTCAGGACGAAGCTCTACCTCGACGTGCAGGAGCCCGACCCGGCGGCCCCGGAGGTGCTCTTCACCTACCCCTCCACGATGGTGACGCGGATCCACTACTCGCCAGGCAATGACGGCAGGTGGGACTCCTCCGCTGCCTCCTATGGCGACGGCGTTCTCAAGAGCCTCTCCGCGCTCACCCTCATCGCGGAGCCAGGCACGTACAAGCTCCAAGCCTCCGTCAACGTCAATGGCTCCTCCATCGAGTTCGGCCACCAGTACCTGACCATCGCCCCTCCGGCGCTGACGCCTTCCGGCTCCAACGTGTCCGTCACGCCCATCAACCAGCAGGACCTCGTGGTGAACGTGACGTTCCCCAACGTGACCAGCGGAGGACTCACCACGGTGGTCGAGTCGCCGCTCGCGCCGGAGCTTCCCCAGGGACTGAAGGCGTTCTGCGCCGACGGAGCGAGCGCGGAAGGAATCGAGTGCAGCCCTCTCTTCTATGAAATCGACACCACCGCCCAGTTCACCCAGGCCACGGTGTGCATCCGCAGGAAGTTCCAGGGCACCAACGCGCTCTCCCAGTTCCTGCGCCTCTATCACTACGACAAGGACGCGCCGCCGAACGGCCAGTGGGAGGAGTTGCCCCCGCCTCCAGGGCAGGAGCCCGCGTTCGATTGCAGCGAGAACCCCCAGACGTGCGGCTGTGTCAATGAGGCCGCCTGTGGCATCAACCCCAACGCCGAGCCGCCCATCAGCGTCATCCGGGTCTGCGGTGTCACCACCGGCTTCTCTCCCTTCGCCATCGTCGCGAAGCCCGTGGGCTTCACCAACACGGTGAATGGCGTGGAGTACACGGGGCCCCTCGGCCCCCCCGCCCTCCAGACGTGGACAGCGGAGGGGAGCGGCAAGTATCGAATCACCGCCACGGGTGCGAGCGGTGCGAGCGCAGCCGCGGGCCTCGCGGGTGGATGCGGCGCCAAGGTCAGCGGTGTCTTCACGCTCCAGGCGAACGACACGCTGCACATGCTCGTGGGCCAGAAGGGCACCGCGACGACCTACAGCGCGGGCGGTGGTGGTGGCTCCTTCGTGACGTTGAATGGAAATCCGCTGCTCATCGCGGGAGGCGGTGGCGGCCTTCGCGCGGGCGCGCAGGTCCCGGGACGCCATGGCAGCACGGGGACGGCGGGGACCTCGGGCTCGACGAGCGCCACCTACGCGTCTGGCTTCATCGCGGGCGGGACCACGGGCCAGGGTGGAGCACGCGCCACGGCCTACGGCGCGGGAGGCGGTGGCTGGTCCGGCAACGGCGCCTCGGACGGGAACTACGGAGAGGGGGGCTTCTCCTTCCAGTCGGGAGGCAAGGGCGGCGCGGGGAAGTCCTGCGGCGGCCTGGCACACGGCGGCTACGGCGGTGGTGGCGCGGGTAACGGCTGCTACGGCGGCGGTGGCGGCGGCGGCTACTCCGGTGGCGGCGGTGGCCGCGTGGGGGGTGGCGGTGGCTCGTTGAACACCGGCACCCAGCCCAAGCAGGCCGAAGGCGCGTGCACGCCCAACGGCCACGGCTTCATCACCATCGAGCCCGTGTCACACTAG
- a CDS encoding DUF1801 domain-containing protein — MATAKKAAPRKTAAKTKTPVTKKVSKSGTASPKAKSAPKSAPQGAVVEAFIAKLESWQQELVRELAALFAAEAPKASTYVKWGHPIWDHAGPFVLVKPAKAHLLIGFWRGGQMKDAEGILEGEGTGMRYLRLQSGQRPPASLASLVRQALVLNEKHGDPMKR; from the coding sequence ATGGCAACCGCGAAGAAGGCTGCACCCCGAAAGACGGCGGCGAAGACGAAGACCCCCGTGACGAAGAAGGTCTCCAAGTCGGGGACTGCTTCACCCAAGGCGAAGTCCGCGCCGAAGTCCGCGCCCCAGGGGGCGGTGGTGGAGGCCTTCATCGCGAAGCTCGAGTCCTGGCAGCAGGAGCTCGTGCGGGAGCTCGCCGCGCTCTTCGCGGCCGAGGCCCCCAAGGCGTCGACCTATGTGAAGTGGGGCCATCCCATCTGGGACCACGCGGGGCCCTTCGTGCTGGTGAAGCCCGCCAAGGCGCACCTGCTGATCGGCTTCTGGCGAGGCGGGCAGATGAAGGACGCGGAGGGCATTCTGGAGGGGGAGGGCACCGGGATGAGGTATCTGCGACTCCAGTCGGGCCAGCGGCCCCCCGCGTCACTCGCGTCGCTGGTTCGCCAGGCCCTGGTGCTCAATGAAAAGCACGGGGACCCGATGAAGCGCTGA
- a CDS encoding M28 family metallopeptidase has translation MSRRPPPLLLLLLLPSLAFAAPSPEAERWWSHVRVLADDSMGGRETGSEGYKKAASYVAEQLAAMGIQPGAGDSYFQDVELVSKRLVNPRSKLALVRGGKRIPLTIGREAFISQHLGETGPVDAALAFVGYGLTIPEAGHDDFAGMDLQGKVAVFLYGGPSHVPGALRAHHSSLEERVKVLRNAGVVGVVVLFNPKTDEMPWARMAGSRFEQSMDFADPSLVESQGMKISVIFNSQHAEKLFVGAPHSFKDVLALADANKPLPHFELPTRLEAWSERTQAPVKSQNVVGVLPGSDASLAKEYVVLTAHLDHVGTCAPVKGDAICNGAMDNATGVAAVLEVARALQAAKPKRSILFLLVTAEEKGLLGSRYFAARPTVPLSSLVANLNMDMFMPLVPLTHMVAFGQDESTLEASLLEVATSHGVKLVPDPEPDRMMFIRSDQYSFVRKGVPALFFKFSPVPGSAQERTFKEWFSKYYHAPADDLRQPMDREGAAKFVKLLSDYSLVVANTPERPRWKDTSFFRRFATPPVEAARQGTP, from the coding sequence ATGTCACGCCGCCCGCCTCCACTCCTGCTGCTGTTGCTCCTGCCCTCCCTGGCGTTCGCCGCCCCCTCTCCGGAAGCGGAGCGCTGGTGGAGCCACGTCCGGGTGCTCGCGGACGACTCGATGGGTGGGCGGGAGACGGGCAGTGAGGGCTACAAGAAGGCCGCGAGCTATGTCGCGGAGCAGCTCGCGGCGATGGGCATCCAGCCGGGAGCCGGAGACAGCTACTTCCAGGACGTGGAGCTGGTCTCGAAGCGGCTGGTGAACCCCCGCTCGAAGCTGGCCCTCGTGCGAGGAGGAAAGCGCATCCCGCTGACCATCGGCCGCGAGGCGTTCATCTCGCAGCACCTGGGGGAGACGGGGCCGGTGGACGCGGCCCTGGCGTTCGTGGGGTACGGCCTCACGATTCCCGAGGCCGGGCATGACGACTTCGCGGGCATGGACCTCCAGGGCAAGGTGGCCGTGTTCCTCTATGGCGGTCCCTCCCATGTCCCCGGCGCCCTTCGGGCGCACCACAGCTCGCTCGAGGAGCGCGTGAAGGTGCTGCGGAACGCGGGCGTGGTGGGTGTCGTGGTGTTGTTCAATCCGAAGACCGATGAGATGCCCTGGGCTCGCATGGCCGGCTCCCGCTTCGAGCAGTCCATGGACTTCGCCGACCCCTCCCTGGTCGAGAGCCAGGGAATGAAGATCAGCGTCATCTTCAACTCCCAGCACGCCGAGAAGCTGTTCGTGGGCGCGCCGCACTCCTTCAAGGACGTGCTGGCGCTGGCGGATGCGAACAAGCCGCTGCCGCACTTCGAGCTGCCCACCCGACTGGAGGCCTGGTCCGAGCGCACGCAGGCGCCCGTGAAGTCCCAGAACGTCGTGGGCGTGCTCCCCGGGAGTGATGCCTCGCTCGCGAAGGAGTACGTCGTGCTCACCGCGCACCTGGACCATGTCGGCACCTGTGCCCCGGTCAAGGGGGATGCCATCTGCAATGGCGCCATGGACAACGCGACGGGCGTGGCGGCGGTGCTGGAAGTGGCTCGGGCGCTCCAGGCGGCGAAGCCGAAGCGCTCCATCCTGTTCCTGCTGGTGACGGCGGAGGAGAAGGGGCTGTTGGGGTCTCGCTACTTCGCCGCGAGGCCGACGGTGCCCCTGTCCTCCCTCGTGGCCAATCTCAACATGGACATGTTCATGCCGCTGGTCCCGCTCACCCACATGGTGGCGTTCGGCCAGGACGAGTCCACGCTGGAAGCGTCGCTCCTGGAGGTGGCCACCTCCCATGGCGTGAAGCTGGTCCCGGACCCCGAGCCGGACCGCATGATGTTCATCCGCAGCGACCAGTACTCCTTCGTCCGCAAGGGCGTGCCGGCCCTGTTCTTCAAGTTCAGCCCCGTGCCGGGCTCGGCCCAGGAGCGCACGTTCAAGGAGTGGTTCTCGAAGTACTACCACGCACCCGCGGATGACCTGCGTCAGCCGATGGACCGCGAGGGCGCCGCGAAGTTCGTCAAGCTGCTGTCGGACTACTCCCTCGTCGTGGCCAACACCCCGGAGCGTCCGCGCTGGAAGGACACCAGCTTCTTCCGCAGGTTCGCGACGCCGCCGGTGGAAGCGGCCCGGCAGGGGACTCCGTAG